ATGAAAAAGCTACTATACATCTTCGGCACCTTACTACTACTCAATTCTTGTCAAAAGAGTGTGATTTCACCCGATGAAAACCTACTCCTACAAGAAAACTGCAACCAATCAGATTTAATCAAAAATCTCTACACAAATGATGCAGCAAAATTAGCTTTGGAACTGATGAAACATGATGAAGTCAGCACAGCGGCTATTCAAATACCTGTTGATTACTATCAAAAAGCAATGGATGCATTAATGGCAGTGTACAATGCCAAAGAAATAGCAGCCCGTGATTTGATAATTGATGTGTATGATGTTCATGCCTTACCAACACCCAATCGTTTTATGGTAAGTTACAATACTGCTTATCCGTGGACGAACAACTGGATTCATGGTGTTCAAAAAACAGGTAATAAAGCCATTGACCAACTATTGCAGGACAACAATCTTGAGGTAGTAGAATACCTCAGTTTTATCAACAGTGTGGTTTTACAAACCAAATCAACACTCAATACAAGTTCTTTGGTCAATACACTGAATGGCATCGGTGGTATTGAGAGAGCCGAATATGAGCAGCCAATGAGTGATGGCAATGATATTGAAGTCCGCACCTTTGACGATTATTTAGAAATGACCTACAGTGTAGGTTATGGCGATTGTCAATCTGGCTGCCGTTTTAGAACTTACTGGCAATTCCAAGTTTACGGCGATTGCAGTGTAGAATATGTGGGAAACTTCGGTGATCCTGCACCTTAAAAAAAGCAAAAAACTTCAACTACTTTCCCATAAAGTTGAGGTCATGATTAAAACAGAGAGTGGAGAGTTTGTCCTATAATTAGATTTTGAGAGCACTTAATGATGACCTACACTTTTATAGTCCATTCATTCTTCACTCTTTTTTTTGCAAAATTCAGTATCTTAACGCGTTGTTTACCAAGTAAATTCCCATACCGTTTTATAGCCTCCTATCATATCGGCATACTCCAAAAATCGCTGATAAAATCCATTTTGGCTAATCGTAGCACTATCCCCAACGACTACCAATTTCTTTTTGGCACGGGTCATCGCTACATTCATTCTCCGAATATCCTTCAAAAAACCAATTTCTCCATCTGGATTACTACGCACCAAACTGATCCCGATAACATCTCGTTCTTGTCCCTGAAAACCATCTACCGTTTTGACCGAAATATTTTTTTGGTACTTCTCCAACAAAGGATATTCCTTCAATTGATCCGTCAAAAACCCAACCTGTGCGCTATAAGGTGAAATAATTCCTACGCTTATCTTATCCACTTCTTCAACAGACATAAACGCCTCCATTTGCTCATACAATTGGTGCATGTATTTGAGCAACAATTCCCCTTCCTCTGGATTATACTTACTCAAACTACCTGATTTCACCACTTCCTCATAGCCACTACCCGCCGTATCAATAAAATCAAAAGGCGTTTGCAGCAAAAAAGCCTCCTCTTGAGTTGCCAGGACATGGTGTTGAACCATTGCAGCAGCCTTCAATCGATTTTGGTAAAACACATCACTCGAAAAATCCATAATGCGCTCATTCATTCGGTACTGCGTTTCGAGCATTACCCCAATCTTCAATCGGTTTACACACTTTTCAAACAAAGACACATCAAAACCTCCTTTTTGTGCTTCTAAAGATTTGACCGTAGGCGGCAATTGCAGATGGTCGCCTGCAAAAACTACCCTTTTCGCCCTGCAAATCGGAATCCACGTAGCAGGTTCAAGTGCCTGACCTGCCTCATCAATAAACACCGTTTCGTACAACTGAAACCGTATCATCGCTTGCGATGCGCCCACCAAAGTAGCGGTGATTACCTCCGCTTTTTGCAGCACATTGTTCAAAATGTATTTTTCAATACTTCGAGCCTCTTCAAACATCGCCTTCGATTCCTTCAAAGCCTCCCTTCGAGCTTCCCTATCTTCCGAATTGAAAGTTCGCTTGTATTTCACCGCTTTTTGCTTCAATTTGTGGGCATCTTTTCGTAGGTCTTTCATGCGTTTATAGTCAGGATGTGCCTCCACTTTCGCATCAAAAGTATGCTCCCAAAGACTTTCATCTACCCTTGCAGGATGGCCCATTCGCACCACATGAATACCGTATTCCACCAGTTTTTCGGTCAGCAAATCCACCGCAGTATTGCTCGGTGCAGCCACCAAAATTTGACTTTGTTCGTGCATACTGTGGCGAATCGCCCGAATCAAAGTTGTCGTTTTGCCTGTTCCTGGAGGTCCATGCACAATTGCTACATCCCTTGCAGATGTAATGTGGGCAACAGCTTGATTCTGAGATTCATTGAGTTCGGAAAAATTAATTGGATAGGTCAATTTTTCAAAATAGGGCTTTTGGTAACCCAATATAATTTCTCGCAATTCCGCCAATCGGTCGTCTTTTGCATTGAGCAAACGGTTGAGCGCAAACTCCATTTCCTTGTAGGTCGTTTCATCATAGAGCAAATCCAAACCCAAACTACCCTCGTCCACCCAATCGGGCAAGGAATCGGCTTTGACCACCAACTGCAAATCATTCCTTCTTGCCCGCTTTATCACCCCCTCCAACATTTTCTCCCGCCGCCCTTCTGCATTGTTGATGAAGAGTGCCGCACTTTGCCCCTGACTAAATTTGTGGGCGACCTCCGTATTTTTCGTCCGCTCAATGTCCAAAACCAACTGCTCACCAATCCCAATTTCTTCATGGGTGATGACCACAGGATGCCAAGTAATCCCCTTCGCCCGCCTTTCCTCCAACGATACATTGTCCAATATCTCTTGACTTCTTCTTACTTCCTCTGCTCGCTCCAAACGTATCATTTTGAGGAGATGATTGATTTCGGTTTTGCTGTTCATTTGTGTTTTTGTTCGATTGAGGGGCAAATATAGCTTATCTAATTGAACACTGAGAAACGGAGGCACAGAACTCTTTTTTGATTGTCATACAGAAAAATCTTGTTGGATGAATGTTACAAATTTTGTATTAGGTGATAGTGAACAGAGAGACAGAGATAGGGAAATCTTTAATTATCAAAAGACTGCAAAGTCAAAAAAGTATCCCAAACCCAACCTGCGAAACCCTCAAATCCCAAAAATCTGTGATTCCCACCCTTCCTACTAAAAAATTAGTTTCAAAAGTTGAGAAGACAAAATCACCCAGCATGAGGATAAGTCAAAATTTTCGTAATTTTAATTTATTTTTATTAATTCAAAGCCATGATTCCTCCACAAACAGTTGCTAAAATACTCGATGCTGCTCAGATTGAAGAAGTCGTAGGCGATTTTGTGAGCCTCAAAAAACGGGGGGCAAACTATGTAGCCAACTGCCCTTTTCACAACGAAAAGACCCCTTCTTTTTCGGTATCTCCTGCAAAGGGCATTTACAAATGTTTCGGCTGCGGCAATGCGGGCAACTCCGCCAAATTTGTGATGGAACACGAGAACATTTCCTATCCCGAAGCCCTGCGATTCCTCGCCAAACGCTACAACATTGAAGTAGAAGAAATAGACACACAAGAAGCTAGAGAAGAAAAAGAAGAACGAGATAGTCTGTTTATAGTCAATGAATTTGCCAGTCAATACTACCAAAACAATCTATTTGAATCCGATGAAGGAAAAAGCATTGGCTTGAGCTACTTCAAACAAAGAGGCTTCCGAACCGAAACCATCAAAAAATTCCAATTGGGCTACAGTTTGGAGCAATACGATGCCCTTTTCAAAGAAGCAACTGCAAAGGGCTACAAAGTCGAATACCTCCAAAAACTGGGTTTGGCAAGGAACAAAAACGGACGAGACTACGATTTTTTTCGGGCAAGAGTGCAGTTTCCCATCTTCAATTTGTCGGGCAAGGTCATTGCTTTTGCAGGTCGAACTTTGAAGAGTGACAAAAAAATCCCAAAATACGTCAATTCGCCCGAAACCGAAATTTACCACAAAAGTTTCACACTCTACGGCATGTATTTTGCCAAACGTGCTATACGCCAACGAGATGAATGTTTTTTGGTGGAAGGTTACACCGATGTCATTTCACTCCATCAAGCAGGTATCGAAAATGTGGTCGCATCTTCGGGAACATCGCTGACCGAAGAACAAATTCGCTTGGTCAAACGCTATACGCCCAATGTCACCATGCTTTATGACGGCGATGCAGCAGGATTAAAGGCTGCAATAAGAGGCGTTGACATGGTTTTGGAGCAAGGCTTGAACGTCAAGGTTGTCGTTTTGCCAGATGGTGAAGATCCCGATTCTTTCGTCCAAAAACAGGGCAGAACAGGTTTTGAGGAATACATTGCAGAAAACGCCAAAGATTTTATTTTCTTCAAAACCACCCTTTTACTCGAAGATGCCAAAGGTGATCCTGTCAAAAAAACGGCCCTAATCAGAGACATTATCCAAACACTCGCCAAAATTCCCGACCCAATCAAGCGTTCTTTGTATGTCAAAGAATGTAGCAGTTTGTTGGACATGAGTGAACAAATCATCATCAACGAAACCAATAAACTCAAATGGAGCCAACTCAAAAAACAGCACGAACAAACATCTGATGAACAGAGAATTGAGATAGGTGAGATTCCTCGAACATTGGAGGAAGATACTACTACGAAGGAGGATAAAAGATACCGATTTATCCACCAAGAGCGAGAATTGGTGCGGGTCTTATTAGAGTTCGGTAAAAATGAATTGGAGTTGGAAGTACCTGTGGGAGCGTACATTATCAGCGAAATTGAAGAGCTGCAATTGGATTTTCCCGCTTACCAACAAATCATCAATCTATACAAACTACATTTGGAAGAAGGAAAACTCTTGGATTCCGATTTTTTCATTGCCCATGAAGATGATACCATCAGCAAAACGGCGGTCATGCTCATTCACGCCTATGAGTTGAGCGAAAATTGGGAAAAAAAGCACAATATTTTCATCACTCCTAAAACCCTGCGCTTCAAAAACGATGTGTATAGCTCGCTCAATGCTTTCAAAATGTCACAGGTCAAACGCCTGATGGACGAATGTTTGGAGGGGCTGCAAAACGCCAAAGACCCCGAAGAGATCAAGGAGTGTCAAGAAACGTTTATGACCCTGATGGAATGGCAAAAGGAATTAGCGATAGAACGCAAGTCGGTGATTGTGCGTTAGACTCACAAAAAATCAATGTCAGATGAAAATATTATATTTCTTTTTAACCTCCCTTTTGCTGCAATCTTTCCCTACAATTGCCCAACAATATCCACAAGGTGAGGTCATTCCAAAAGTAGTTTGCAGTGCAGACACTTCCGAAACCTATGCCCTTTACCTCCCGACTGCCTACGACAAAAACCAATCTCCCCCCATTTTATACATCTTTGAACCAATGGGAAGAGCAGTATTAGGGGTGCAAGTTTTCCAAAAAGCAGCCGAAAAATATGGTTACATTCTCGCTTGTCCCTTCAATTCCCGCAACGGTCCTATGGATCCAATCATTGCCGCCTTCAATGCCATTTCAGAAGACATTAACAGCAAATTTACCCTTGATGCCAAGCGGATATACATGGCAGGTTTTTCAGGAGGCGCAAGAGTAGCCACAACTTTTGCGATGGAATCGAGGGCAGTAGCGGGTGTAATAGCCTGCGGAGCAGGATTTCCAGATGGCATTCCTCCCAAAAAACACTACGATTTTTTGTTGATAGGTTTAGTTGGCAATACCGACATGAATTTTTTGGAAATGTACGAATTGAAGGATAAACTGGAGGAATTGAAGTTTCGAGAAGAACTCCTCATCTTTGAAGGCGGACATCAATGGGCAGATACTTCAACTGTGGAAATGGCTTTTCAATGGCTCGAATTGCAGGAAATGAAGGCCAAAAAGGTAGCTCTAAACGAGACCATTATCAAAGATTTCACCCATCAAAACGAACAGAAAATCGCCAATGCTTCCAACGATTTTGAAAGATACCAATACACCAAAATATTGGTCAATACCTTGAAGGATTTGACGGAAACCAATGATTTTGAAGAAGAACTGCAAACTTTGGCGGCAATGAAAGAAATGAAAACCCGACAAGAACAGCGAAAACAGGCATTGAAGGAGGAAACTCCACTGCAAGAAAAGTTTGTGAAAGAATTTTTAGCCATCAACTCTTCTCCCTTCAAAGGCGACTCAACACTCAAAAACGAGGCTTGGTGGAAAAGAGAAATACGGCAATTGAACAAAACATTGGCAGAGTCAGTGAATGTGGAAGAAAAATGGATGGCAGCTCGGGTATTGGATTTTGTGTGGCGCAATGCCTACATTCAACATACGCAATACAATCACGCAACAGCAAGCGCAATTGACCTCAAATTAGCTGGTAAATACTTGGAGATTTGGAGTTATGTACAAGAAAATATCCCCGCTCCCCTATACCTGTTGGCAAAAATCTATGCAAGATTGGACAATGTCAAAAAATCTATCAAAACATTAGAGGAAGCAATCGAAAAAGGTTTCAAAAATTGGGATTATTTGAAGCAAGATGCTGATTTTGATGCGATTCGAGAGGAGAAAAAGTTTAAGGAATTGTTGAAGGGTAAATAAGAACAATAGTTCGGGTAGTTTTATTAAACGCAGAGACAGAGAGGCGCAGAGATTTGATTATCAAATAGTTACACAAATTTGCTTTACTTCCTAATTGCATGACTATCACCTTATTAGAAAAACACTGCGGACTATTGTAAGAATTGGAATCTAAAAAAACGCCCATAGTTTCGGCAAAAACACCATTCCCCCAATCACCACCGCCCCCAAAGTTGCCAAAACCACTGCCCCCGCTGCAATGTCTTTCACCTTGCCTGCCAACTTGTTATACTCGGGACTGACCAAATCTGTCAGCAGTTCAATGCTCGTATTGAACATTTCGGCTACCCAAACCCCCACAATCGCAAAAATAACCAAACACCACTCCACTGCATTGATTTGCAGCAATAAAGCAGCAATAACCACGACAATAGCCGCCAACAAATGAATTTGCATGTTCAACTCATGCCGAAAAACTTGATAAATGCCTTTGAAGGCATACCGAAAACTGTTGTAAAGCCGTTTTGGTGAAAAAATATTTTTATCCATATTTCAAAACCCACTGGTTACTATTTCATTAGAAAAATGAGCAATCAAATCGCTCGCCAAAATATTCCCCTCCACTTTCGCTGCAATATCTCCCGCCTGTCCATGCAAATAAACGCCCAAAATGGCAGCCTCTTTTGAAGTATAACCCTGTGCCACAAACGCTGCAATCATACCTGTCAAAACATCGCCACTGCCCGCCGTTCCCATTGCAGGATTTCCCGTAGAATTGAAGTAAACCGAACCATCGGGGCAGGCAATGGCAGTATGAGCGCCTTTCACAAGCAAGACAATGCCATACATTTGCGCTATTTCTCTTTGTTTTTGCAGTCGCTCAAAATGGTTGGAAGTTTTACCCGCCAAACGTTCAAACTCTTTGGGATGTGGAGTCAAAATACTGCCTTTTGGAACATGTTTCAGCCAATCATTCTGGGCAATGATGTTCAGCGCATCTGCATCTATCACCAAAGGCTGTTTTACAGTTTGAAGCAATTGAAGTAGAGCTTCTTGTGTAGCCGAACTTTGTCCAATCCCAGGCCCTACTGCAATTGCTTGGTATTTCGTTTTTTCACCGACCTTCTGCTTTTCTCCTTCAATAATAGGTAGTTGAGCTATACAATACTCATCGTTGTCGGTCAAACACATTACTTCTGGAACAGAAATTTGAAGAATTGAATAACCACATTTCGGAACATAAGCCGTCACCAAACCTGCCCCAGCCTTCAATGTTGCCTTACTCGTCAAAACAGCAGCCCCTATTTTGCCATAACTACCCGCCACAATCAGCGCATGACCGCTTGTTCCCTTGTGGCTAAATTTGGTTTTGGGCTTCAAAACACTTCGAATATCAGATGATTGAAGGTAGTGATACGGAGTTGGGGTTTGGTCAATAAAATCAGGATGCAAACCAATATCCACAATGTGCCACTGACCTACAAAAGCATGATTTTGAGGCAATAAAAAAGCCAGTTTGGGAAACTGAAAAGAAACCGTATCACTCGCTTCAACAACAATATTCTCACTTTGACGGTCGGCATACAAACCCGAAGGAATATCTACTGCAAAAACAGGACAAATAGATTGATTGATTTTTTGGACGATTTCGGCGGTAAAACCACTAATCGGACGACTCAATCCCGAACCAAAAATGGCATCAACAATGAGGTCGCCTTTATCAAAAGTAGGAAAATTGGAGATATCGTAAAGATTCGTGATAGAAACATCAGGTATTTGCTGCAAGCGTTGTTCATTCACCAAAAAATCTTTCGACCCATTTTCGCTGAATCGAACAATGTAAACCTTCACTTTGAAAAGCAAATGATCCAACATTCGTGCAATGCACAAACCATCTCCGCCATTGTTGCCCATACCACAAAAAATATGAATGGTCTGGTAGTAATCGTAAGAATATTGCTGGACAAACCAAGTCACAAATGCTTCTGAAGCACGCTCCATCAAATCAACCGATGCAATGGGTTCATGCTGAATCGTATGGTCATCAGCTGCCCTAATTTGTTCTATATTGAAGATTTTCATATATATTTACAATATTTGACTTTTGATTATTGGCTCAAAATAAGTCATTTGTCATTCTAATGCAAATGAAAGAACAACCATTTGACCTTTCTGATTGTTAGCCCAATAAAGAAATCATCAACAATCATGGAAGTTACGGAAGCATACAACAAATCCTTCAAATATTGGAAAACTCAGGAAGTAGAAGATGTTTTTGGCATTGCTCCAACAGAAAACAAAACACGTCTAAACAATTGGTTAACTGCAAAATGTGAAGTAACCGAAGAAGAAAAAAAACGCCTATTGGAACTTCAAGAACATCTACTATCGAAGGTAGAATTTTGGAACGAAGCAGCAATCAAGTTTTTCTTCATTGGCCCGATGATTAGTATGCTGCATTACGACAACATCCAATACAATGCCTTTTTGGAACAAAATCTAAGTATCCAAATTAACGACCAAATTACTATCTCTGGAAATGTGGATTTTATGTTGGCAACAGGTAAGCAAATTCCCAAAATACCCTTTTTCGCACTCCACGAATACAAACCCGAACCTGCTGCAAGCAACGACCCGCAAGGACAGCTACTTGTTGCGATGTTGGCTGCTCAGCGACAGAACAAAGCCAAAAACGTCCATCTTCCACTGTATGGAGTATATGTGATAGGCAGACTTTGGTTTTTCCTCATTTTGGAGGGCGATTCCTACTGCAAAAGCCTTGCCTATGATGCAACACAGTCCGATTTATTCGATATTTATTGCATATTGAAGAAGGTGAAAGACTATGTAGAGGAAGAGCTAAAAATCGTTGCTTAACCTCCCTATTGCAGCCCCTCCAAATACTGCTGTGAAACTTGAAAACCCAAAGCCTTTGCTTTCTGTGCATCCTTCAATGCTTGCGCTTTATTATCCATTTGTAGATAGGTTTCAGAACGTGCCAAATAGGCTTGCCCATTTTGAGGCTCGATTTGCAGTGCTTTGTTGAAGTTGTTGATAGCTTTTTGGTTCTGCTTCAAATTTTTGTAGGAAATACCTTGGTACAGATAACCTTTCACATCATTCGGACGCAATCGTATATACCTATCAAAATCGGGTATAGATTGCTTAAAATTTTTGATTATGCTGTACAATACGCCTCTATTGATTAGCGATTCTGCATTATTAGGATTGATAGCCAGTGCTTTGTTGATGGCTTCAATGGCTTCGCTGTGTTTTTGTTGTTTGAAGTAAACACCGCCAATGTTCACATAAGGGCGTTCATCTTTGGCATTGATGGAAATCGCTAATTGTGCATCTTTCAATGACTTGTCAAATTCTCCCATTTTGTGATAAAGCGAACTTCTACCCACCAAAGCATCGAAGTATTTAGGTTTCAATTGAAGGGTGCGGTTGTAGTCTTTAAGGGCGGCATCCAACTGCTCTTCTTTGTTGTAATAAGCAGCTCTATTGTTGAGTGCCACAACAGAATTGGGGTATTTTTTAAGTACATCGGTCCAAATGGTTTCATCATTTTCCCAAACCTTTGTGCGTTGAAAAGTGAGGAAAGACAAAGCAATCACATAAGCGGCTGCAATGACGGTAACGATGGTTTTTGTTTGTTGCTGCCGCATGAGTTTGTCAAATCCATAGCCCAAAACGATGAAAATTCCAATATAGGGTAGGTAGGTATATCGGTCTGCCATCACTGCCGCACCGACTGAAATAAACTGCATCACCAACACAATATTGACGAAAAAAAAGGCCACTCCCAAGCCAATAATTTTTGTATATCTCCAAGAATACCAAACAGCTGCAATGATGGCTATTGCTGCAATAGGCATAATTTGGTAAACCACGGGCAGAGCGACATTTAAGTTTGGATAGTCATAAAATGCGGACAATTGGAAAGGAAAAATGGCTTTGACCACATACATCACAAATCCATAACAAACGAATACAAATTTTTGGAAGAAAGTAAAAGTATCTAATTCAGAGATAGCTCCTTCTGATTGTGTTTTGAGGGTGACAATCCCGATAATGAGAGAAACGATGAAAAAAGGAATTTTGGGAACGATGATTTTTTGCCAATCCCAACGTTTTCGCTTGCTACTGCTTTGTTCATATCGCCAATAATCCAACAATATCAATACCAAAGGAAATACAACGGCTGCGGGTTTGGACAATACCGAAAGCAGAAACCATACGAAGGTAAAAGCATACAAACGAGGTTCTTTTTTTAGCCGAAAATGGAGGTAGGAAATCAGTCCTAACAAAAAGAAAAAGGCATACAAAACATCTTTTCGCTCGGCAATCCATGCTACTGATTCAAGGTGCATGGGGTGAATCCCAAACAAAATAGCCGATGTAAAAGCAACCCATTTTTTGCCTTTGCTCAGCAACCACACAAAGTAAAAAACAAGGACAACATTGAGCAAGTGCAGCAAAAGGTTCATTAAATGATAACCAAATGGTTCTACACCTGAAAACTGATAATTAATCGCCAAAGAAAGCATCGTAATAGGGTGGTAATTACCTGCCACAGGTTGCGAAAAAATGGCCTTCAAATTTTCAACACTCCACTCAAAAATCATCGGATTTTCGGTAATGTAGATGTTGTCGTCCCAACTGGTAATTCCATTGCTAAGGCTTGGCAAAAAGGCAATAAAAGTCAGCACAATGGACAAAATCAACCATTGACTAATTTGAA
The Chitinophagales bacterium genome window above contains:
- a CDS encoding AAA domain-containing protein — encoded protein: MNSKTEINHLLKMIRLERAEEVRRSQEILDNVSLEERRAKGITWHPVVITHEEIGIGEQLVLDIERTKNTEVAHKFSQGQSAALFINNAEGRREKMLEGVIKRARRNDLQLVVKADSLPDWVDEGSLGLDLLYDETTYKEMEFALNRLLNAKDDRLAELREIILGYQKPYFEKLTYPINFSELNESQNQAVAHITSARDVAIVHGPPGTGKTTTLIRAIRHSMHEQSQILVAAPSNTAVDLLTEKLVEYGIHVVRMGHPARVDESLWEHTFDAKVEAHPDYKRMKDLRKDAHKLKQKAVKYKRTFNSEDREARREALKESKAMFEEARSIEKYILNNVLQKAEVITATLVGASQAMIRFQLYETVFIDEAGQALEPATWIPICRAKRVVFAGDHLQLPPTVKSLEAQKGGFDVSLFEKCVNRLKIGVMLETQYRMNERIMDFSSDVFYQNRLKAAAMVQHHVLATQEEAFLLQTPFDFIDTAGSGYEEVVKSGSLSKYNPEEGELLLKYMHQLYEQMEAFMSVEEVDKISVGIISPYSAQVGFLTDQLKEYPLLEKYQKNISVKTVDGFQGQERDVIGISLVRSNPDGEIGFLKDIRRMNVAMTRAKKKLVVVGDSATISQNGFYQRFLEYADMIGGYKTVWEFTW
- a CDS encoding diacylglycerol kinase family protein — its product is MDKNIFSPKRLYNSFRYAFKGIYQVFRHELNMQIHLLAAIVVVIAALLLQINAVEWCLVIFAIVGVWVAEMFNTSIELLTDLVSPEYNKLAGKVKDIAAGAVVLATLGAVVIGGMVFLPKLWAFF
- a CDS encoding NAD(P)H-hydrate dehydratase; translation: MKIFNIEQIRAADDHTIQHEPIASVDLMERASEAFVTWFVQQYSYDYYQTIHIFCGMGNNGGDGLCIARMLDHLLFKVKVYIVRFSENGSKDFLVNEQRLQQIPDVSITNLYDISNFPTFDKGDLIVDAIFGSGLSRPISGFTAEIVQKINQSICPVFAVDIPSGLYADRQSENIVVEASDTVSFQFPKLAFLLPQNHAFVGQWHIVDIGLHPDFIDQTPTPYHYLQSSDIRSVLKPKTKFSHKGTSGHALIVAGSYGKIGAAVLTSKATLKAGAGLVTAYVPKCGYSILQISVPEVMCLTDNDEYCIAQLPIIEGEKQKVGEKTKYQAIAVGPGIGQSSATQEALLQLLQTVKQPLVIDADALNIIAQNDWLKHVPKGSILTPHPKEFERLAGKTSNHFERLQKQREIAQMYGIVLLVKGAHTAIACPDGSVYFNSTGNPAMGTAGSGDVLTGMIAAFVAQGYTSKEAAILGVYLHGQAGDIAAKVEGNILASDLIAHFSNEIVTSGF
- the dnaG gene encoding DNA primase gives rise to the protein MIPPQTVAKILDAAQIEEVVGDFVSLKKRGANYVANCPFHNEKTPSFSVSPAKGIYKCFGCGNAGNSAKFVMEHENISYPEALRFLAKRYNIEVEEIDTQEAREEKEERDSLFIVNEFASQYYQNNLFESDEGKSIGLSYFKQRGFRTETIKKFQLGYSLEQYDALFKEATAKGYKVEYLQKLGLARNKNGRDYDFFRARVQFPIFNLSGKVIAFAGRTLKSDKKIPKYVNSPETEIYHKSFTLYGMYFAKRAIRQRDECFLVEGYTDVISLHQAGIENVVASSGTSLTEEQIRLVKRYTPNVTMLYDGDAAGLKAAIRGVDMVLEQGLNVKVVVLPDGEDPDSFVQKQGRTGFEEYIAENAKDFIFFKTTLLLEDAKGDPVKKTALIRDIIQTLAKIPDPIKRSLYVKECSSLLDMSEQIIINETNKLKWSQLKKQHEQTSDEQRIEIGEIPRTLEEDTTTKEDKRYRFIHQERELVRVLLEFGKNELELEVPVGAYIISEIEELQLDFPAYQQIINLYKLHLEEGKLLDSDFFIAHEDDTISKTAVMLIHAYELSENWEKKHNIFITPKTLRFKNDVYSSLNAFKMSQVKRLMDECLEGLQNAKDPEEIKECQETFMTLMEWQKELAIERKSVIVR
- a CDS encoding tetratricopeptide repeat protein, with product MATRKKSTVRTLQSRKNSRSWWQNLQISQWLILSIVLTFIAFLPSLSNGITSWDDNIYITENPMIFEWSVENLKAIFSQPVAGNYHPITMLSLAINYQFSGVEPFGYHLMNLLLHLLNVVLVFYFVWLLSKGKKWVAFTSAILFGIHPMHLESVAWIAERKDVLYAFFFLLGLISYLHFRLKKEPRLYAFTFVWFLLSVLSKPAAVVFPLVLILLDYWRYEQSSSKRKRWDWQKIIVPKIPFFIVSLIIGIVTLKTQSEGAISELDTFTFFQKFVFVCYGFVMYVVKAIFPFQLSAFYDYPNLNVALPVVYQIMPIAAIAIIAAVWYSWRYTKIIGLGVAFFFVNIVLVMQFISVGAAVMADRYTYLPYIGIFIVLGYGFDKLMRQQQTKTIVTVIAAAYVIALSFLTFQRTKVWENDETIWTDVLKKYPNSVVALNNRAAYYNKEEQLDAALKDYNRTLQLKPKYFDALVGRSSLYHKMGEFDKSLKDAQLAISINAKDERPYVNIGGVYFKQQKHSEAIEAINKALAINPNNAESLINRGVLYSIIKNFKQSIPDFDRYIRLRPNDVKGYLYQGISYKNLKQNQKAINNFNKALQIEPQNGQAYLARSETYLQMDNKAQALKDAQKAKALGFQVSQQYLEGLQ